A section of the Triticum dicoccoides isolate Atlit2015 ecotype Zavitan chromosome 7A, WEW_v2.0, whole genome shotgun sequence genome encodes:
- the LOC119333736 gene encoding probable high-affinity nitrate transporter 2.4 yields MVTMGKKVDQEQSYYNDWAHIDHGVDADGRATELRPLALSRPHTQAFHLAWLSLFACFFAAFAAPPILPALRPALVLAPSDASAAAVASLSAALVGRLAMGAACDLLGPRRASGVASLVCALALALAAVYASSPAGFVALRFCAGLSLSNFVANQHWMSRIFAPSGVGLANAVAAGWANVGSAAAQVVMPLAYDLIVLRLGVPITVAWRVAYLIPCAMLITTGLAVLAFPYDLPSGCAYAGGGKGAKGEGFWKVVRGGVCDYRAWVLALTYGYCYGVELIMENVAADFFRRRFRLPMEAAGAAAACFGVMNTVARPAGGVASDVVGRRFGMRGRLWALWAVQSTGAVLCVLVGRMGATEAPSLAATMAVMVACGAFVQAASGLTFGIVPFVSKRSMGVVSGMTASGGAVGAIVTNRLFFSSSRYTVEEAISFTGLTSLLCTLPVVLIYFPRSGGMLCGPSETDIVGHDRHGDDDANKDDDYMLLK; encoded by the exons ATGGTCACTATGGGCAAGAAGGTAGACCAAGAACAGAGCTACTACAACGACTGGGCCCACATCGACCACGGCGTCGACGCCGACGGCCGCGCGACGGAGCTGCGGCCGCTGGCGCTGTCGCGGCCGCACACGCAGGCGTTCCACCTCGCCTGGCTCTCCCTCTTCGCCTGCTTCTTCGCCGCCTTCGCCGCGCCGCCCATCCTCCCGGCGCTGCGCCCGGCGCTCGTCCTCGCGCCCTCCGACGCCTCCGCGGCCGCCGTCGCCTCGCTCTCCGCGGCTCTCGTCGGCCGCCTCGCCATGGGCGCCGCCTGCGACCTCCTCGGCCCGCGCCGGGCGtccggggtcgccagcctcgtctGCGCGCTCGCGCTCGCCCTTGCCGCCGTCTACGCGTCCTCGCCCGCGGGCTTCGTCGCGCTGCGCTTCTGCGCGGGCCTCTCGCTCTCCAACTTCGTCGCCAACCAGCACTGGATGTCCCGCATCTTCGCGCCCTCCGGCGTCGGCCTGGCAAACGCCGTGGCCGCGGGCTGGGCCAACGTCGGCAGCGCGGCCGCGCAGGTCGTCATGCCGCTCGCCTACGACCTCATCGTGCTCCGCCTCGGCGTGCCCATCACCGTCGCGTGGCGCGTGGCCTACCTTATCCCGTGCGCAATGCTCATCACCACCGGCCTCGCCGTGCTCGCCTTCCCATACGATCTCCCGAGCGGCTGCGCCTATGCTGGAGGCGGCAAAGGCGCCAAAGGGGAGGGCTTCTGGAAGGTGGTGCGCGGAGGAGTCTGCGACTATCGGGCGTGGGTGCTGGCGCTCACCTACGGCTACTGCTACGGCGTGGAGCTCATCATGGAGAACGTGGCGGCCGACTTCTTCCGCAGGCGGTTCCGGCTGCCCATGGAGGCCGCGGGCGCCGCCGCGGCGTGCTTCGGCGTGATGAACACCGTGGCGCGGCCGGCGGGAGGGGTAGCGTCCGACGTGGTGGGAAGGCGTTTCGGTATGCGGGGGAGGCTGTGGGCGCTCTGGGCCGTGCAAAGCACCGGCGCGGTGCTGTGCGTTCTGGTCGGCAGGATGGGTGCCACGGAGGCTCCGTCGCTGGCGGCCACGATGGCGGTGATGGTGGCTTGCGGGGCGTTCGTGCAGGCCGCCTCGGGGCTTACCTTCGGCATCGTTCCCTTCGTCTCCAAGAG GTCAATGGGCGTGGTGTCTGGTATGACGGCGAGCGGCGGGGCTGTCGGCGCGATCGTGACAAACCGGTTGTTCTTCAGCAGCTCCAGGTACACGGTGGAGGAGGCCATCTCATTCACTGGCCTCACCAGCCTCCTTTGCACGCTCCCTGTGGTGCTCATCTATTTCCCACGCTCGGGAGGGATGCTTTGCGGCCCCTCGGAAACCGACATCGTCGGCCATGATCGTCACGGCGACGATGATGCAAACAAGGATGATGATTACATGCTTCTAAAATGA